Proteins encoded in a region of the Zunongwangia endophytica genome:
- a CDS encoding tetratricopeptide repeat protein, giving the protein MYSYIRKSTIAAILLFLLVGCVENPNVTEEVYLENPNAMRSWVVGLKRQLAITTNTVNINTAIASDNYFNNYSQYSKVFDRLQIDYFDTDVNSLQVDIQELREMATYGIENVLPADISTTSEQEAYLHFSLAYANLLGGELFIGLPNSSLGTVESGENLLQNALNSFDDAIALETSDEMIKVYQLLKARAYYNLGDRDNAMSIASQLLDENILFQIDFDGKNGVSNEMQNATFDALPNRLAPLPRLDFLDPKYYSVGTPQTDQKPVAIAKVEEAYLILAEGQLAQSDLAGAKTTLSALIDVVENRPKAMVDDSRETRNGGNREDYPTDAVAVKFSNGDEFKQGYILNRQEESIPVHTVSGTNITKEDVINTASVDELLYLTYVLRQEIFISEGRRLTDLGIKFPISQIEQDNNPNVDDSYTIAQIPPFLSGETIDDFTVNENGDIIITEDLNKQIIDNKESSIVVPFF; this is encoded by the coding sequence ATGTATTCTTATATACGTAAAAGCACAATTGCAGCGATTCTACTTTTCTTGTTAGTAGGCTGTGTAGAAAATCCTAATGTAACTGAAGAAGTTTATTTAGAAAACCCTAATGCAATGCGAAGTTGGGTGGTAGGTTTAAAACGTCAGCTAGCTATAACAACTAACACTGTTAATATTAATACCGCTATAGCCTCAGATAACTATTTCAATAATTATTCGCAATACAGTAAAGTTTTTGATCGATTACAAATCGATTATTTTGATACCGATGTAAATAGTTTACAGGTTGATATACAGGAGTTGAGAGAAATGGCAACATATGGAATTGAAAATGTTTTACCGGCAGATATCTCTACTACTAGCGAACAGGAAGCCTATCTACATTTCAGTCTTGCTTACGCTAATCTTTTAGGAGGTGAATTATTTATTGGTTTACCTAACAGTAGTTTGGGTACTGTAGAATCTGGAGAAAATTTGCTTCAAAACGCTTTAAATAGTTTTGATGACGCCATTGCATTAGAAACTTCTGATGAAATGATAAAAGTATATCAATTATTAAAAGCAAGGGCTTACTACAACTTAGGAGATCGAGATAATGCTATGAGCATTGCAAGTCAGCTTTTAGATGAAAATATTCTTTTCCAAATTGATTTTGACGGGAAAAACGGAGTGAGTAACGAAATGCAAAACGCGACTTTCGATGCGCTACCAAATCGACTAGCTCCATTGCCTAGATTAGACTTTTTAGATCCAAAATATTATTCTGTAGGAACTCCACAAACCGATCAAAAACCTGTAGCAATTGCAAAAGTAGAAGAAGCGTATTTGATTTTAGCTGAAGGACAATTGGCACAGTCAGATTTAGCCGGAGCTAAAACTACACTTTCAGCATTAATAGATGTCGTAGAAAACCGCCCTAAGGCAATGGTAGATGATAGCAGAGAAACTAGAAACGGAGGGAATCGAGAGGATTATCCTACAGATGCAGTAGCAGTTAAGTTTTCAAATGGAGATGAGTTTAAGCAGGGATATATTTTGAACAGGCAAGAAGAATCTATACCTGTGCATACTGTTTCTGGTACTAATATTACCAAAGAAGATGTGATTAATACAGCATCCGTAGATGAACTTCTTTATTTAACCTATGTACTTCGTCAGGAAATATTTATAAGTGAAGGAAGACGATTGACAGATCTTGGAATCAAATTTCCAATTTCTCAAATTGAACAAGATAATAATCCAAATGTAGATGATAGCTACACCATAGCACAAATTCCTCCATTTTTATCTGGTGAAACCATCGATGATTTTACTGTAAATGAAAACGGCGATATAATAATAACAGAAGATTTAAACAAACAAATCATAGACAATAAAGAATCATCGATTGTTGTTCCATTTTTTTAA
- a CDS encoding TonB-dependent receptor domain-containing protein, whose amino-acid sequence MLIICLSINVYPNTIGDLKKSYLNSVKPERNLIVLDLKDSPLNAVFTEIESQIDKKFIYLPDHQIFKSKVSLAFKEVALEEVLKRIEKLVDLKFRITENGILVKEANNSSAASLQQVNIEGTVIDEQSLPVPGATVMLISEKRGTATDFDGNFSISLRDSNFPIELKVTYVGYKTKYVPVTEAMDDLQIVLEASAESLNEVVITGQGADVRKKRLATSVVTIDEEKLNKISAQRIDQKLSAELPNAQINLTGGQAGATSIIRARGVNSAFLSSTPIIYLDGVRMDNLNTQMQLGGTSQGSAISALADIPMDNIEKIEYINGGAATTLYGSDAANGVIQIFTKKGGKLGTNLTVAVESGVETPTNDYLHFDQTDDLLFRNGVYQKYRLNLSGKGEKGFGYTFSGSFRNSSGVQIQDQNNNLKADFSTGFKASLNDQLNYESSFIYVHNEYKRNRNGNQGGYTGLWFAEDGASAITGPGFNNRLDELNDQEYQEIKDYISNAESLQDNQIVVNRFTTSQILKYKPLKNLNFRFTGGLDYRAQDQSTVVTNEYLTATRGQEVMDEGSIQNVQRNYLGLTLELTGQHNWDLDNFSLITTFGGQFFRTKDHQILYSGTNIRDGAQTISDAAVRDSDEYLSEVLNYGFYLQENIGFKDKLFLDLGIRGDRNPSFGENIGTQFYPKAGLSYMLSSESWFNSKLFNSFRLRGSYGVAGNLPPAYANEKTIRFNGFLGEQSAYFGQPGNDNLKPEKTSTFEGGVDISLLDSRINLSAGYYRAQTKDGLFYVPSAPSTGYSVSQLYNIGEIENYGLELSANFIPIDTKDVNLSINASFNTLHNEVLDSGGAPAFNINGFSSRTLQTVVQEGYPIGFLRGNKGTFDENGVLDTTDPQSYLGTTIPDVFGNLSLNFTYKNFNLFTNASYQSGGYAHNWDAQFRYYYGASEDYIPAGEIEANGRANWLAFTDRFVEKTDFLKIRTIGVSYTY is encoded by the coding sequence ACTCCGTAAAACCAGAACGAAATTTAATTGTTCTTGATTTGAAAGACAGTCCATTAAATGCTGTCTTTACAGAAATTGAATCACAAATTGATAAAAAGTTTATTTATTTACCAGATCATCAAATATTTAAGTCTAAAGTTTCATTAGCATTTAAAGAAGTTGCCTTAGAGGAGGTTCTTAAAAGGATAGAAAAGCTTGTAGATTTAAAATTTAGAATTACAGAAAACGGAATATTAGTTAAAGAAGCTAATAACTCTTCAGCTGCAAGTCTTCAGCAGGTTAATATTGAAGGAACGGTAATCGATGAGCAATCGTTACCAGTACCGGGAGCCACTGTAATGCTGATTTCAGAAAAAAGAGGAACCGCTACAGATTTTGACGGAAATTTCAGCATATCTCTACGTGATAGTAATTTTCCTATAGAGCTTAAAGTTACTTACGTAGGTTATAAAACAAAATATGTACCTGTTACTGAAGCAATGGATGATTTACAAATTGTTTTAGAAGCTTCAGCAGAAAGTCTAAATGAAGTAGTTATAACTGGGCAGGGCGCTGATGTTAGAAAAAAACGTTTAGCTACCTCTGTAGTTACTATAGATGAAGAAAAGTTAAATAAGATCTCGGCACAGCGAATAGATCAAAAATTATCGGCAGAATTGCCCAATGCTCAGATTAATCTTACTGGAGGCCAAGCGGGAGCAACGTCTATTATTAGAGCCAGAGGAGTAAATTCTGCATTTTTAAGTTCTACTCCAATTATTTATTTAGATGGTGTTCGAATGGATAACCTGAATACGCAAATGCAACTTGGCGGAACTTCTCAAGGTTCAGCCATTAGTGCCTTGGCTGACATTCCCATGGATAATATTGAAAAAATTGAATATATCAACGGAGGTGCCGCAACTACTTTATACGGCTCTGATGCAGCAAATGGAGTGATACAAATTTTTACTAAAAAAGGAGGTAAATTAGGCACAAATTTAACCGTAGCGGTAGAGAGTGGTGTAGAGACTCCTACCAATGATTATTTACATTTTGACCAAACAGACGATTTATTATTTAGAAATGGAGTGTATCAAAAATACAGGCTAAATCTAAGTGGTAAAGGAGAGAAAGGTTTTGGTTATACATTTTCAGGGAGCTTTAGAAATAGTTCTGGCGTACAGATTCAAGATCAAAATAATAATTTGAAAGCAGATTTTAGTACAGGTTTTAAAGCCTCGCTTAATGACCAACTGAATTATGAAAGTTCTTTTATTTATGTTCATAATGAATATAAAAGAAATAGAAATGGAAACCAGGGAGGTTATACTGGATTATGGTTCGCTGAGGATGGCGCATCTGCAATTACCGGCCCTGGCTTTAATAATCGATTAGATGAGCTAAACGATCAAGAATATCAGGAAATTAAAGATTATATTAGTAATGCTGAAAGCCTGCAGGATAATCAGATCGTTGTTAATCGTTTTACAACCTCACAGATTTTAAAATATAAGCCGCTTAAAAACTTAAACTTTAGATTTACAGGCGGTCTGGATTATCGTGCTCAAGATCAAAGTACAGTTGTAACGAATGAATACCTTACTGCTACAAGAGGGCAGGAGGTTATGGATGAAGGAAGTATTCAGAATGTTCAGAGAAACTATCTGGGGCTTACATTAGAACTTACTGGACAGCATAATTGGGATTTAGATAATTTCTCCTTAATTACGACTTTTGGAGGCCAATTTTTTAGAACCAAAGATCATCAAATTCTTTATAGCGGAACTAATATTAGAGACGGAGCGCAAACAATTAGTGATGCAGCCGTAAGAGATAGTGATGAGTATTTGAGCGAAGTTTTAAATTATGGATTTTATCTTCAGGAGAATATTGGATTTAAAGATAAGTTGTTTCTGGATTTGGGTATTCGTGGAGATCGTAACCCTTCATTTGGAGAAAATATAGGAACACAATTTTATCCAAAAGCGGGACTGTCTTATATGCTTTCTTCGGAATCATGGTTCAATTCAAAATTATTTAATTCGTTTCGTCTGCGAGGTAGTTATGGAGTTGCAGGAAATTTGCCACCAGCGTATGCCAACGAAAAAACTATTCGATTTAATGGATTTTTGGGAGAACAATCTGCTTACTTTGGACAGCCAGGAAATGATAATCTAAAACCAGAGAAAACAAGTACTTTTGAAGGTGGTGTCGATATATCACTTTTAGATAGTAGAATAAATCTTTCAGCAGGTTATTATAGGGCACAAACTAAAGATGGCTTGTTTTACGTACCATCTGCACCATCTACCGGATATAGCGTTAGTCAATTATATAACATTGGCGAAATCGAGAATTATGGTTTAGAATTGAGTGCTAATTTTATTCCTATTGATACCAAAGATGTTAATCTTAGTATTAATGCTTCCTTTAATACTTTGCATAATGAAGTATTAGATTCAGGCGGAGCTCCTGCCTTTAATATAAATGGATTTAGTTCACGTACATTACAAACGGTTGTTCAGGAAGGATACCCTATAGGTTTCTTAAGAGGTAATAAGGGTACGTTTGATGAAAATGGTGTGCTGGATACTACCGATCCGCAATCTTATTTAGGTACCACAATTCCCGATGTTTTTGGAAATCTTAGCTTAAATTTCACTTACAAGAATTTCAATTTATTTACCAATGCTTCTTATCAGTCTGGTGGATACGCTCATAATTGGGATGCTCAATTTAGATATTATTACGGAGCATCAGAAGACTATATCCCTGCTGGTGAAATAGAGGCTAATGGTAGAGCTAATTGGTTAGCATTTACCGATCGATTTGTAGAGAAAACAGATTTTCTGAAAATAAGAACTATTGGTGTTAGTTATACATATTAA